The genomic window GAAGCCAAAGGGGATAGTCCACTCAACCGGAGGCTACTTAGTGGGTACCTCGTTGATGTTGCTTTGGAGCTATGGCTTGAGCCAGGAGAACGACGTACTCTTCAACACCTCCGACATAGGCTGGATCGTGGGCCACTCCTACATAACCTACTCCCCCTTGGTCATGGGGAGGACAATAGTGATCTACGAGAGCGCCCCAGACTACCCCTATCCAGACAAGTGGGCAGAGATGATCGAGAGGTACAGGGCGACCACCTTTGGTACCTCAGCTACAGCGTTGAGGTACTTCATGAAGTACGGGGAGGAGTTCGTAAAGGCGCACGACTTGTCGTCCTTGAGGATAATCGTGACGAACGGCGAGGTGCTTAACTACGCTCCCTGGAAGTGGGGGCTCGAGGTTATAGGTAAGGGCAAGGTCTTCATGTCCCACCAGTGGTGGCAGACGGAGACTGGTGGCCCCAACTTGGGCTACCTACCTGGGATAATATACATGCCGATGAAGTCGGGGCCAGCCTCCGGTTACCCACTGCCGGGCAACTTCATAGAGGTACTTGATGACGCAGGTAACCCGACGAAGCCGAGGGAGAGGGGCTACTTGATTATGAGGCCGCCGTTCCCGCCAAACATGATGATGGGTATGTGGGGAGACCCAGGAAACGAGAGGTTAAAGAAGACCTACTTCTCTAAGTTCACAAGTCTCTACTATCCGGGAGACTACGCTATGGTGGACGAGGACGGCTACGTGTGGGTGCTGGGTAGGGCAGACGAGACCATCAAGGTGGCCGCACACAGGATAGGGGCAGGAGAAGTGGAGTCTGCCATAACCTCTTACCCAGCAGTGGCGGAGGCGGCAGTTGTTGGAGTTCCAGACCCAGTAAAGGGTGAGGAGGTCTACGCGTTCGTAGTATTAAAGCAGGGCTACACTCCCTCTGAGAGCCTAGCAAAGGAGATCCAGAACCACGTGAGGCAAGTCATGGGACCAATAGTCACGCCCAAGATACAGTTCGTTAATGCCTTGCCCAAGACCAGGTCGGGGAAGGTAATGAGGAGGGTCATAAAGGCTGTGGTGAGCGGCAGTAACATAGGCGACATCTCGACTCTTGAGGACGAGGCTTCAATGGAGGAGATAAAGAAGGCTGCAGAGGAGCTAAAGAAGCAGTTGGACAAGGCGTGACTCCCGCATGATACCCAATGGAGTAGAAGACCTTCTCTTCTCCTTTCCCCTGGGCAAGAGGGTTCTGGTCCACGGCGTTTTTCCCTACACTGGTTTTGAAACAGTGACCTTAAGTGATGCCAAAGGGTGTGTTTTTGACTCCGCCGTCTCACTCCACGCGATACTCAAGGAGGAAGATCCAATCTCAGTAATAAAGAAGATGGTTGAGCTCTCCAAAGGTCTTGTGTTCTTGGCTGACGAGAGGAGGGACGAGAGCAAGCTGAGGAGGATCACGTTTTACACCGCCAGAAACATGGGCTTCGAGGCTTATGATCTGGGCGACTGGTTCGCGCTAGTCAGACTTCGCGCCATGGACTAATTTTAATTTTGGATTAAACGGTTCTTAAAAATAGACCTAATCAGTTTAAATAAAATCGATAAGCGAGATGAAGAATTGAGTTAAGTTTTTAAAGATTTTCCCTTTAACTCTATTTATGGCTTCCAAAAATCCGGAATCAACCGCACGTGACCTAGGAGCATCGGCTGATGCCCAGTTAAGGAAATCTCTGAACAGGTTTGAGATGTTGTTCCTCTCCTTAGGAGGAGTTATAGGCTCTGGATGGCTCTTCGGCTCCCTATACACTGCAGCTTACGCTGGTGGGGCTGCCTTCATATCTTGGATAATAGCGGGAATCTTAGTGATATTCGTAGGGCTTGCGTACGCTGAGATCTCGTCGTCAATCCCCAAAACTGGAGGGATAGTGAGGTACCCGCACTACAGCCACGGAGGTTTCGTTGGTTATCTAATAGCGTGGGCGTACTTCCTCTCTGCAGTGTCCGTGCCAGCTATTGAGGCAAGCGCTACAGTCACCTACCTCAGCTATTTCGTGCCGAGCTTGACCTACCCAAACGGTGTGCTAACCCCTGAGGGCATTGCCCTTTCCTACTTGTTGCTGATCATATTCTTCTTCCTCCAGTACGCTGGAGTCAAGGTTCTAGGAGCAGTCACCCACGGTGCAGGGTGGTGGAAGTTAATAGTACCAACGTTTACGGCGATCTTCGCCCTCGCCTTCCTCTATCACCCCTCTAATTTCACCGCGGGAGGAGGCTTCTTCCCGTCTCCAAGCAACGTCGTGGAGGGCTTCTCTGGCTTCGCTGCAGTCCTCTACGCCATACCAACAACTGGGGTGATATTCTCCTACTTGGGCTTTAGGCAGGCAATAGAGTACGGAGGCGAAGGGAAAAACCCAAAGAAGGACGTACCTTTCGCCGTTGTGGGGTCCCTTTTGATAGGCCTTGCCCTATATACTCTACTGCAGGTGGCGTTTACTGGGGCTATAAACTGGTCTGCGGCCGGAGTAACTGTTGGCAACTGGACTGGGCTCACAAACTCTAACATAACCCACGGGCCGTTCCTCTTTATCTTCCAGCACTCTGGAGTTGCTGGACAAGTTGTTGGGCTATTCGCTCTGTGGTCTTACATCTTATCCATTGACGCAGTTATATCCCCTGCGGGCACTGGGT from Candidatus Aramenus sp. CH1 includes these protein-coding regions:
- the acs gene encoding acetate--CoA ligase, translated to MVEVQSEAETKQLEEKVDYNMRYYKYLFNYSKEQPDKFWGDIAKQLIDWFEPWKVTMKQEDPMTRWFIGGKLNASYNAVDRHLNSSRKFKAAIVWESERGERKIVTYQDLYYEVNRWANALRQLGVQKGDRVTIYMPLTPEGVIAKLACARLGAIHSVVFAGFGSQALASRIEDAQSKVVITADAYPRRGKVVELKKIIDEALDMLGDRNPVKHVLVYRRLGTEINFKEGRDVYFDDVGKYKPIDPEPVDANDPLFILYTSGTTGKPKGIVHSTGGYLVGTSLMLLWSYGLSQENDVLFNTSDIGWIVGHSYITYSPLVMGRTIVIYESAPDYPYPDKWAEMIERYRATTFGTSATALRYFMKYGEEFVKAHDLSSLRIIVTNGEVLNYAPWKWGLEVIGKGKVFMSHQWWQTETGGPNLGYLPGIIYMPMKSGPASGYPLPGNFIEVLDDAGNPTKPRERGYLIMRPPFPPNMMMGMWGDPGNERLKKTYFSKFTSLYYPGDYAMVDEDGYVWVLGRADETIKVAAHRIGAGEVESAITSYPAVAEAAVVGVPDPVKGEEVYAFVVLKQGYTPSESLAKEIQNHVRQVMGPIVTPKIQFVNALPKTRSGKVMRRVIKAVVSGSNIGDISTLEDEASMEEIKKAAEELKKQLDKA
- a CDS encoding APC family permease translates to MASKNPESTARDLGASADAQLRKSLNRFEMLFLSLGGVIGSGWLFGSLYTAAYAGGAAFISWIIAGILVIFVGLAYAEISSSIPKTGGIVRYPHYSHGGFVGYLIAWAYFLSAVSVPAIEASATVTYLSYFVPSLTYPNGVLTPEGIALSYLLLIIFFFLQYAGVKVLGAVTHGAGWWKLIVPTFTAIFALAFLYHPSNFTAGGGFFPSPSNVVEGFSGFAAVLYAIPTTGVIFSYLGFRQAIEYGGEGKNPKKDVPFAVVGSLLIGLALYTLLQVAFTGAINWSAAGVTVGNWTGLTNSNITHGPFLFIFQHSGVAGQVVGLFALWSYILSIDAVISPAGTGWIYIGTAGRTIYGFAANGYLPGVFLKIGRTKVPVISFIAATAIGAIFLLPFPAWIALVGFISSATVFTYIMGGIGLQTLRKTAPDLKRNYRLPGASIIAPIATLAAGLIVYWSGFTTLFYVVTAVFIGLPIFFGYYAYKVYKAKASLAMLLGVVDVIAVVLDSYFFYTGTSSLTVPDPIAFLIYLLVMAGAIIFSIITLMSVVPDNVRTEIKAGYWLLGLIFSILVFSYFGGFGPYGVTAPIPFPWDTVVAAADILVFHYFAVKSGIRTEAIEEIIEETKEP